CTTGAACAATATCCGTCAACCACTCTAATAAACGATGCTCTAAAAATTCAGGATTATTTAATAACATCGCCATCGCACCATAACGAGTAACTAATAACCAGTGACGCACACAAGTTTCTATTTTGCGGGTCTTTTCTTGGGGGAGATTTTCCAATAACTTATCTGCTATTGCTTGAAAAATGCTAATTTCTTGATCTCTTAAAACTCGATAAACTGCTAATCTTTGTTTCAATGTCGAGACTTCTTGGGTTAATTTATCTAAGTCTGACTGTTGTAGATATTGATGTTCTGATTCGTGAATTAATGCCTGTAGTTCTGGATACATAATTTTTCCTTATAACAAATCGGATAAATCTTTGACGTTAATTTGTCTTTTTTCAGGTTCAGATATTAGAGTTTGATCCATAGCCGGTATGGAAGCTATATTTAATTGTCTCTTTTTACCTTGCCCCTGCCATACCATACGCTGAAAAAACTCAGCAACAGTCATTTTCAAGGAGTAAACAGGTTTATAAGTACCTTGTTCTGATAGTTCCAATTCTTCTTCTGCGGAGATAGGCTTAGTAAAAACCTGCGTTTTGCCGGACCAATTATTGAGAGCAAAGAATTTTTCAACGGTAAAGTTTAATTCTGGTTTTAAAGACTCTTCTCCCGTAAAAACTTCCGAAGTAACTTCTTCGTCGAAGACTGGAATTTGTTTTAATCCCTGCCAATTTGCTCTTTGAAAGAAATCCTCAACGGTAGAGGTTGATAACATCATTTGAGATATTCTCCATTAACTAATTTTTTCTGAATATCTTTAGCCCCCGCCCCCTCGTTTTGCCAAAATGTTGCCGCATCGATGCGATCTTGTTTTCCCAACAAAAATTTACAATAGGTTTCACCCATAGAATAGCACTGAATTTCAATGCAGTTAAGGGGTTTATTGATAAAGCGACTAAAAAAACCAGCCATAAGACCGGCATAAATATGACAAACGGGTTTCCCCACATCTCCGAGGGTACGAGCGACGGCGGAATCGAAAATATTAACAAACATGAAGCCGTTTTTCTGTTCACTTAAGTCCACATCCCAGTTGCCCCATCCTTGAGTTGTAAAAGGCCACCACCATGCTTCTAAAACATAGAGTAAGTTCATGTCATGGATATTTTTAGGGTATTCGTATTCTTCTTGAAACCATTTTTCAAAAAATTCTGCGTCTC
This is a stretch of genomic DNA from Cyanobacterium aponinum PCC 10605. It encodes these proteins:
- a CDS encoding V4R domain-containing protein yields the protein MTFTPTKSDRIVEKISKNLWKSKYPKKHDHYTLEDFFHFDTNRGDITDWNESRNVLVTEDFIVGLIEGLEEEVGSASSVVMYNIGKAWGVRDAEFFEKWFQEEYEYPKNIHDMNLLYVLEAWWWPFTTQGWGNWDVDLSEQKNGFMFVNIFDSAVARTLGDVGKPVCHIYAGLMAGFFSRFINKPLNCIEIQCYSMGETYCKFLLGKQDRIDAATFWQNEGAGAKDIQKKLVNGEYLK